Sequence from the Streptomyces peucetius genome:
CGCTGCTGGCTTCGGGCCGAGCAGCCACCGACGAGGTGCTCCTGGCGGGGGAGAGGCTGCTGGCGGTCAACCTGCGGCCGACCGCCCCGCATGGGGGCAGGCCGGGAGCGTGGCGACCCTGCGGGACACCACTGAGCTGCGCGCACTGGCGGGCCGGGCCGAAGTGGCGCGGGAACGCCTTCGACTGCTCTACGACGCCGGAGTGCGGATCGGCACCACGCTGGATGTGGTGCGCACCACCGAGGAACTGGCCGAGATCGCGGTCCCCCGGTTCGCCGACTTCGTCACCGTCGAGTTGCTGGATGCTGTCCGGCTGGGCGAGGAACCGGACGGCGTAACCCTGACCATGCGCCGCACCGCCGTGCGCGGCATCCGGGACGACCACCCGCTGTACCCGGCGGGCGCGGTGATCACATTCCTGCCGGCGACGCCGCAGGCGCAGGGCCTGCAGGGCGGTCACGCCGTGCTGGAGCCCGATCTGAGCCTCGGACCGGGCTGGCAAGCTCCGGATCTTCAGCGGGCGGGGCGCGTCCTGGGCTTCGGCATCCACTCCCTGATCACCGTGCCGTTGCAGGCCCGCGGCGTGGTGCTGGGGATGGTCGACTTCTGGCGCTCGGAACAGGACTCCTTCGCCGAGGAACTGACCGCCCGTGCGGCGGTGTGCATCGACAACGCCCGCCGCTACACCCGCGAGCACACCATGGCCGTCACCTTGCAGCGCAGCCTGCTGCCCCACAGCCTGCCCCAGCAATCGGCCCTGGAAGTGGCCCACCGATACCTGCCGGCCCAAGCCGGAGTGGGCGGGGACTGGTTCGACGTCATCCCCCTGCCCGGCGCCCGCGTCGCCCTGGTCGTCGGCGATGTCGTCGGGCACGGCCTGCACGCGGCCGCCACCATGGGCAGCCTGCGCACCGCCGTCCACAACTTCTGCGCCCTCGACCTTCCCCCGACGAGCTCATGGGCCACCTGGACGAGCTGGTCGCCGACATCGACCAGAGAGAGGCCGCCGAGGGCGAGAGCGAAGGCGTCACCGGCGCCACCTGCCTGTTCGCGATCTACGACCCGGCCTCCGGCCATTGCAGCATCGTCCGGGCCGGCCATCCCTCACCCGCCCTTGTGCACCCCGACGGCACCGTCACCTTCCCCGACGTGCCGGTCTCCCCGCCCCTCGGCCTGGGCGCGGGCCTGCCCATCGAGACCGCCGAACTGCAACTGCCCGAGGGCTCCCGGCTGGCCCTGTACACCGACGGGCTCGTCGAGGACCGCGACCGCGACATCGACACCGGCCTCGAACTCCTGCGAGACGCCCTGGCACACCCCGACCAGACTCCGGAACAGGCGTGTCAGGCGGTGCTCGACGCCCTGGTGCCCGACCGCCCCAGCGACGACATCGCCCTGCTGGTGGCCCGTACCCGGCTGCTGGACCCGGACCGGGTCGCCGGGTGGGACGTGCCCTCCGATCCAGCTGCGGTGGCCTCCGTCCGCACTGCCTGCGTCCGTCAGCTGGAGACCTGGGGCCTGGACGAGATCGCCTTCACCACTGAACTCATCCTCAGTGAACTGGTCACCAACGCCATCCGCTACGGAGCCGAACCCGTCAGGCTCCGCCTGCTGTACGACCGGTCCAACCTGATCTGCGAAGTCGCCGACGGCAGCAGCACCTCCTCGCACCGGCGCCGGGCGGCCACCACCGACGAGGGCGGCCGGGGACTGTTCCTCGTCGCCCAGTTCGCCCAGCGCTGGGGCACCCGGTACACCGCCCGCGGCAAGGTCATCTGGACCGAACAGCCACTGGACGAGACGGCAGCCGGGCTGGGCGGAGCCACTGGTGATCTCCTGCTGGATGGGGGCACCTTCCAGGCGGAGATCTGGGGGAGGGGCGAGCCGGCGCCGTGACCGCGGGCCGCCACCTCCTGGGCCGGGCCGTCCGCGCGTAGTCGCCCGGTCGGTTTCGGCGGCGGCAACGTGCGTTCGGCATGCCCCTGCTGCGGCGGCCTCAAGGGACCGGGTCGCGCCCGCTTTCTGTTGAGAATGGCGCAACAATGTGCACGGTAGGGGACTGGCGCGGCTTTCTCTCTTGACAACCCCCGGGTCAACCGAAAACATGTTGCGCATAGTGAATTTGGTTGTGTTATTCGAGACAGCCTTGTTGCTCTCGCTCCGTCGATAAACCGGGTGCCACCCCCGGCCCGACGGCTCCCCATCCCAGTCGGGCACCCGCAACCCGGAGGTTCCCCATGATCACGGTGTGCCGGATCGAAAACCTGCAGCCTGGCGAGTCCAGCGGCGTCACCTGCCCGCCGGTGAAGGACCCGGTGCGCACCCGCCAGGCCTCCCCGGCAGGCGGCCACGTCCAACTCCACGTCACCGGCGGGGAGCCCGCATGAGGAGCATCACCGTCGTCGGAGCGTCGCTGGCAGGGCTGAGTACGGTCCGCGCGCTGCGCGCAGAAGGCTACGACGGCGACCTCGTCGTCGTCGGGGAGGAGCGCCACACCCCCTACGACCGCCCGCCGCTGTCCAAAGACTTCCTCAAGGGCGACCTCGACGCCGCCGCGCTCGCGCTCGGCGACGCGGACGAGTATGAGGACCTGAACGTGCAGTGGCTGCTCGGCGAGCGCGCGACGCGGCTCGACACCACAGCCCGTTCCGTCATCCTGGCCGGAGGGCGGCAGCTGCGCACCGACGGGGTCGTCGTCGCGACCGGCGCCGGTCCACGGACGCTCCCCGGCATGAAGGGTCTGGCCGGTGTCCACACCCTGCGGACCCTGGACGACGCCAAGGCCCTGCGCGCCGAGCTGTTGGACGGCCTGCCCCGCGTCGTCGTCATCGGCGCCGGCTTCATCGGCGCCGAGGTGGCGTCCACCGCTCACCAGCTCGGACTCCACGTCACCGTCGTCGAGGCACTCGACGTACCACTGGAACGCCAACTGGGGCGCGAGATGGGGCTGGTGTGCTCCTCGCTCCACACCGATCACGGAGTGCGCCTGCTGTGCGGAACCGGCGTGGCCGGATTCAACGGCGACGGCCGGGTCACGGGCGTACGGCTAGGGGACGGGCGCCTGCTGCCCGCCGACATCGTCGTGGTCGGGGTGGGCGTACGGCCCGCCACCGACTGGCTCGCCGGTTCCGGCGTTCAGGTGGACGACGGAGTGGTGTGCGATACCGGCTGCGCGACCAGCGTCCCGGGCGTGGTCGCCGTCGGTGACGTCGCCCGCTGCCCCAGCCTGTTCACCGGGCGGCATGTACGCATCGAGCACTGGAGCAACGCCACCGAGCAGGCGAAGACCGCCGCCCGCACGCTGCTCTCCGGCGTGTCGGCCCCAGCCCCGCGCACCGCGCCGTACTTCTGGTCCGACCAGTACAAGGTGCGCATCCAACTCGCCGGACACGTCGTCCCCGGTGCCGAGCCGCAGGTCGTCGAGGGCGACCGCGGCAGCCGCTCCTTCACGGCCGTCTACCGGCACGAGGGCAACCCCGTCGCCGTGCTCTCGCTGAACCAGCCGAAGCTGTTCAACCGGCTCCGCCGCACCCTCACCCCGGCCGTCGCGGCCGCCGCCTCATGAGCTCCTCGCCCCGACTGCCCCTGCGGTCCCCGCGGGAGATCTCCATGAGCGTTCCGGAGCACCTGCGGTACACCTGGGACCACGAGTGGCTGGTCGTGGACGAGGGCAACGCGACCGTCGGCATCACCGCGTTCGCGGCCGACGCGCTCGGCAATGTCGTCCACCTCCGGCTGCCCGAAGTCGGCACCCAGGTCGAGGCCGGGGAGAGCTGCGGGGAGATCAGGTCACCAACGGCCGTCAGCGACCTGTACGCACCTGCCTCGGGTGAGGTCCTGGAAGTCAACACTGCGCTGGCCGACAACCCAGGCGTCGTCAACGCGTTTCCCTACAGCGTCGGTTGGCTGTTCAAACTGCGGGTCGAGAACATCGCCGGCGCACTGTCCGCCGATGCGTATGCCGCGTACTGCGCCCACACACAAGGAGACCGCCGATGACCCTCTTCCACCAGCCTCTCCATGAGCTGGACCCGGATGTCGCCGCCGTGGTCGACGCCGAGCTCCACCGTCAGCAGTCCACCCTCGAGATGATCGCCTCGGAGAACTTCGCTCCGGTCGCGGTCATGGAGGCCCAGGGCTCCGTCCTCACCAACAAGTACGCCGAGGGCTACCCGGGCCGCCGCTACTACGGCGGCTGCGAGCACGTCGACGTGGTCGAGCAGATCGCGATCGACCGCATCAAGGCGCTGTTCGGCGCCGAGCACGCCAATGTGCAGCCCCACTCGGGCGCCCAGGCGAACGCCGCCGCGATGTTCGCGCTGCTGAAGCCGGGCGACACGATCATGGGCCTGAACCTGGCCCACGGCGGTCACCTGACCCACGGCATGAAGATCAACTTCTCCGGCAAGCTCTACAACGTGGTCGCGTACCACGTCGACGACGCCACCGGCCAGGTCGACATGGCAGAGGTCGAGCGGCTCGCCAAGGAGTCCAAGCCGAAGCTGATCGTCGCCGGCTGGTCCGCGTACCCGCGTCAGCTGGACTTCGCGGCCTTCCGCCGGATCGCCGACGAGGTCGGCGCGTACCTGATGGTCGACATGGCCCACTTCGCGGGCCTGGTCGCCGCGGGTCTGCACCCCAACCCGGTGCCGCACGCCCACGTCGTCACCACCACCACGCACAAGACCCTCGGCGGTCCGCGCGGCGGTGTGATCCTGTCCACGGCCGAGCTCGCCAAGAAGATCAACTCCGCGGTCTTCCCCGGCCAGCAGGGCGGCCCGCTGGAGCACGTCATCGCGGCGAAGGCGGTCTCCTTCAAGGTCGCCGCGTCCGAGGACTTCAAGGAGCGCCAGCAGCGCACGCTGGACGGCGCCCGCATCCTCGCCGGCCGGCTGCTTGCCGACGATGTCGCCGAGGCCGGCGTCTCCGTCCTGAGCGGTGGAACCGAGGTCCACCTGGTCCTGGTCGACCTGCGCAACTCCGAGCTGGACGGCCGGCAGGCCGAGGACCGTCTCCACGAGGTCGGCATCACGGTCAACCGCAACGCCATCCCGAACGACCCGCGGCCGCCGATGGTCACCTCGGGTCTGCGGATCGGCACGCCGGCGCTCGCCACCCGCGGCTTCACCACCGAGGACTTCCGCGAGGTCGCGGACATCATCGCCGAGGCCCTCAAACCGACCTACGACGCCACCGCCCTGCGCGCACGGGTGACCGCCCTGACCGAGAAGCACCCGCTCTACCCCGGCCTGTAACCGACAACCCTCGCAAGGGACGTGCTCACGCCCATGGCCGGCATGTCCCTCAAATCCCACGGAGTGTGGCGTGGCAATCAGCGTCTTCGACCTGTTCTCCATCGGCATCGGCCCGTCCAGCTCGCACACCGTCGGCCCGATGCGAGCCGCCCGGATGTTCGCCGTCCGGCTGAAGAAGGACGGCCTGCTCGCCCAGTCCGCCGCGGTGCGGGCGGAGCTCTTCGGCTCCCTCGGCGCCACCGGTCACGGCCACGGCACCCCCAAGGCCGTGCTGCTCGGACTGGAGGGCAACGAGCCGCACACGGTCGACGTCGCCCAGGCCGAGCTGGACGTCGAGCGGATCCACACCACCAAGCGCATCCGCCTCCTCGGTACCGAGATCGGCCCGGCCCACGAGATCAACTTCGATGCCTCGACCCAGCTGGTCCTGCACCGCCGGCGCTCGCTGCCGTACCACGCCAACGGTATGTCCCTGTTCGCGTACGACGCGGACGGGCTGCCGCTGCTGGAGAAGACGTACTACTCGGTCGGCGGCGGCTTCGTGGTCGACGAGGAGGCCGTCGGCGCGGACCGGATCAAGCTTGACGACACAGTCCTGAAGCATCCCTTCCGCACCGGGGACGAACTCCTGCGCATGGCCCGCGAGACGGGCCTGTCGATCTCCGCTCTGATGCTGGAGAACGAGAAGGCCTGGCGCACCGAGGACGAGATCCGCACCGGCCTGCTGGAGATCTGGCGGGTCATGCAGGCGTGCGTCTCCCGAGGCCTGTCCCGCGAAGGGATCCTCCCCGGCGGCCTGAAGGTCCGTCGGCGCGCCGCCGCGGCGGGACGGGCGCTGCGCAGCGAGGGCGACCCGGCGGGCCGCGCGATGGAGTGGGTGACCCTCTACGCGATGGCCGTGAACGAGGAGAACGCCGCCGGCGGCCGGGTCGTGACCGCGCCGACGAACGGCGCCGCCGGGATCATCCCGGCCGTTCTGCACTACTACCTCGACTTCGTGCCGGGCGCGGACGAGGACGGCATCATCCGCTTCCTGCTCGCAGCGGGTGCGATCGGCATGCTGTTCAAGGAGAACGCCTCCATCTCCGGCGCCGAGGTCGGCTGCCAGGGCGAGGTCGGCTCCGCCTGCTCCATGGCTGCAGGCGGCCTGGCCGAGGTGCTGGGCGGCAGCCCGGAGCAGGTGGAGAACGCCGCGGAGATCGGCATGGAGCACAACCTCGGCCTGACCTGCGACCCGGTCGGCGGCCTGGTGCAGATCCCGTGCATCGAGCGCAACGGCATGGCCGCGGTCAAGGCGGTGACCGCGGCTCGTATGGCCATGCGAGGCGACGGCCGCCACCACGTCTCCCTCGACAAGGTCATCAAGACCATGAAGGAGACCGGTGCCGACATGAAGGTGAAGTACAAGGAGACCGCCCGCGGCGGTCTCGCCGTCAACGTCATCGAGTGCTGAGGGGGCGAGCGGTGCTCATCGACACATTCGGTCGCGTCGCTACCGACCTCAGGGTCTCGCTCACCGACCGGTGCAACCTGCGCTGTACGTACTGCATGCCGGAAGAGGGCCTGCAGTGGCTGGCCAAGCCCGGCCTGCTCACCGACGACGAGATCGTCCGGCTGATCCGCACCGCGGTCACCGGCCTCGGCATCGAGGAGGTCCGCTTCACCGGGGGCGAGCCACTGTTGAGGCCCGGCCTCGTGGGCATCGTCGAGCGCTGCGCCGCCCTCGAACCCCGCCCTCGGATGTCGTTGACCACCAACGGCATCGGGCTGCAGCGCACCGCTCAGGCGCTGAGGGACGCGGGGCTGGACCGGGTCAACGTCTCGCTGGACACGCTGCGCCCGGACGTCTTCAAGGCTCTGACCCGCCGCGACCGCCACCGGGACGTGCTGAAGGGTCTGGAAGGGGCCCGTGCCGCGGGTCTCACCCCGGTCAAGGTCAACGCCGTGCTGATGCCCGGCCTCAACGATGACGAGGCGCCCGACCTGCTCGCCTGGGCCGTGGAGAACGGCTACGAGTTCCGTTTCATCGAGCAGATGCCGCTGGACGCCCAGCACGGCTGGAAGCGCGATGGCATGATCACCGCAGGCGACGTCCTGGAGAGCCTGCGCACCCGCTTCACCCTCACCCCTGAGCCGGGCAAGGCCCGCGGCTCCGCGCCCGCCGAGCGCTGGATCGTCGACGGCGGCCCGGCCCGGGTGGGCGTCATCGCCTCCGTCACCCGGCCCTTCTGCCGCGCCTGCGACCGCACCCGGCTCACGGCTGACGGCCAGCTGCGGACCTGCCTGTTCGCGCGGGAGGAGTCCGATCTGCGCGAGGCGTTGCGTTCCGGGGCACCCGACGAGGAGATCGCACGGCTGTGGCAGACGGCGATGCGGGGCAAGAAGGCCGGGTCCGGGCTCGACGACCCGTCCTTCCTGCAGCCCGAGCGGCCGATGTCGGCGATCGGCGGCTGACGCCCCCGGGCGTCGAGCGGCACGACGTCCCCGAGGAAGCGGACGCCCACAGGATTCAGCAGTTCGGCCACCAGCACGTACAGAACCGGGAGCAACGCATGGGACGGGTCACCGAGCGACGGCGCGTGCTGCGCATTCGGGACGGTGCGGTGAGCACCCGCCCGGACACACTGGTCGCCGAGGAACCACTGGAGATCCGGCTGAACGGCAAGCCGCTGGCGATCACCATGCGCACGCCCGGCGACGACTTCGCGCTGGCTGCCGGATTCCTGGTGAGCGAGGGCGTCCTCGGCCGGACCGAGGACGTGGCGAACATCTTGTACTGCGCGGGCGCCACGAGCGACGGTTCGAACACGTACAATGTCGTCGACGTGCAACTCGCCCCCGGTGTGCCGGTGCCCGACATCACGCTCGAGCGGAACGTGTACACCACCTCCTCCTGCGGGCTGTGCGGCAAGGCCAGCCTGGAGGCCGTGCGGACCACCGCCCGCGGGCCGATCTCCGACGTCCCCCCGGTCCGGGTCGCCCCCGAGCTGCTGGCCACCCTGCCCGACCGACTGCGGGCCGCGCAGCGGGTGTTCGACCGGACCGGCGGCCTGCACGCCGCCGGTCTGTTCTCGCCCGAGGGCGAACTGCTGGACCTGCGCGAGGACGTGGGCCGTCACAACGCCGTCGACAAGCTGATCGGCCGCGCGCTGCAGTCCGGCCGACTGCCGTTGTCCCGGAGCATTCTGCTGGTGTCCGGGCGGGCGTCCTTCGAGCTGGCCCAGAAGGCGGTCATGGCAGGCATCCCGGTGCTGGCGGCGGTCTCGGCACCGTCCTCCCTCGCGGTGGACCTGGCATCGGAGACCGGGCTCACACTCATCGGCTTCCTGCGCGGAGCCTCCATGAACGTGTACGCGGGCGACCAGCGCCTCGACCTGCGGCCCGCGGTCGCAGCGGCGGGCGTCGCGCCGGCGACATCGACGTCCTCGACACGAGCCGCACCACAGAAGCAAAACCGGGGCGTCCACCAGACATCCGGCACGCCACGGCAGCCGGAAGGGGGGCTCGCGACGTGAGCCGGTACGTGTCCCGGCTCGGCAGGCACCGCGGCCCCGCCTCCGAAACCGTCGCCGGCCCGCCGCGATTGCCACTTCCCGGCCCCCGCCGCCCCCGCCGCGTCGCGATGCTCAGCGTGCACACCTCCCCGCTGCATCAGCCGGGCACGGGCGACGCCGGCGGCATGAACGTCTACATCGTCGAGCTCGCCAAGCGGCTCGCCACCATCGACGTCGAGGTCGAGATCTTCACCCGCGCGACGTCCGCCGCCCTCCCGCCCGCCGTCGAGCTCGCGCCCGGTGTCCTCGTGCGGCACGTCGACGCGGGGCCGTACGAGGGGCTGGCCAAGGAGGACCTGCCGGCCCAGCTGTGCGCCTTCACGCACGGCGTGATGCAGGCCTGGGCCGGCCACCTCGCCGGTCACTACGACCTGGTCCACTCCCACTACTGGCTCTCCGGCCATGTCGGCTGGCTCGCCGCCGAGCGGTGGGGTGTCCCGCTCGTGCACGCCATGCACACCATGGCCAAGGTCAAGAACCACGCTCTCGCCGGGGGCGACACCCCCGAACCCGCCTCCCGCGTCCTCGGTGAGACGCAGGTCGTCCGGGCCGCCGACCGGCTGATAGCCAACACCGAGAAGGAGGCGGAGGAACTGCTCCGCCACTACGACGCCGACACCGGCCGGGTCGCCGTCGTCCACCCAGGGGTCGACCTGGAGCGCTTCCGGCCCGTCGCCTGCGGCGTCGAGGCCGGTCGGGCTGCGGCCCGCGCCCGTCTCGGGCTGCCGCAGGACGCGCTCGTCCCCCTCTTCGCGGGCCGCATACAGCCGTTGAAGGCGCCGGACGTCCTGCTGTTCGCCGTGGCCCGGCTGTTGGAGGAGCGGCCCCAGTTGCGTGAGCGGATGGTGGTGCCGGTCATCGGCGGGCCGAGCGGCAGCGGACTCGCCAAGCCGGAGGGGCTGCAGAAGCTGGCGGCCAGGCTCGGCATCGGCGACGTCGTGCTGTTCCGGCCACCGGTGGGCCAGGAACAGCTCGCCGACTGGTACCGGGCGGCATCGGTCCTGGTCATGCCGTCCTACAGCGAGTCCTTCGGCCTGGTGGCCATCGAGGCGCAGGCCTGTGGCACCCCGGTGATCGCGGCCGAGGTCGGCGGCCTGCCGGTGGCAGTACGGGACGGGACGAGCGGCGTGCTCGTAGCGGGGCATGATCCGGTGGACTACGCGCGGGCGTTGCACGGCTTCGCCGACGACCCGGCGCTCTCCGTCCGAATGGGCGAGGCCGCTGCGCGGCACGCCCGGTCCTTCGGCTGGGACACGGCTGCGACGGCGACGGTAGACGTGTACATGCAGGCGATGCAGGAGCGTCGTATGCGGTCGCTGCACGACGGCGGCAGCAGCCCGCACGCCGGTGCACTCGCCTTTGAGCCGTAGCCAGACATCACCGCGGCCGGCTCGGTCGAGACCGAAACGATGGGTGTACGGGGCTTGACGTACCGGGGCCCGGAAGAAACTGTGTTGCACATCAAGCTGACAGTTGCGTGTCACGCACCAATGTGTGGTGGTTCCTCCAGGGCAGAGGCCCTCC
This genomic interval carries:
- a CDS encoding ATP-binding protein: MASVRTACVRQLETWGLDEIAFTTELILSELVTNAIRYGAEPVRLRLLYDRSNLICEVADGSSTSSHRRRAATTDEGGRGLFLVAQFAQRWGTRYTARGKVIWTEQPLDETAAGLGGATGDLLLDGGTFQAEIWGRGEPAP
- a CDS encoding NAD(P)/FAD-dependent oxidoreductase; translated protein: MRSITVVGASLAGLSTVRALRAEGYDGDLVVVGEERHTPYDRPPLSKDFLKGDLDAAALALGDADEYEDLNVQWLLGERATRLDTTARSVILAGGRQLRTDGVVVATGAGPRTLPGMKGLAGVHTLRTLDDAKALRAELLDGLPRVVVIGAGFIGAEVASTAHQLGLHVTVVEALDVPLERQLGREMGLVCSSLHTDHGVRLLCGTGVAGFNGDGRVTGVRLGDGRLLPADIVVVGVGVRPATDWLAGSGVQVDDGVVCDTGCATSVPGVVAVGDVARCPSLFTGRHVRIEHWSNATEQAKTAARTLLSGVSAPAPRTAPYFWSDQYKVRIQLAGHVVPGAEPQVVEGDRGSRSFTAVYRHEGNPVAVLSLNQPKLFNRLRRTLTPAVAAAAS
- the gcvH gene encoding glycine cleavage system protein GcvH, whose protein sequence is MSVPEHLRYTWDHEWLVVDEGNATVGITAFAADALGNVVHLRLPEVGTQVEAGESCGEIRSPTAVSDLYAPASGEVLEVNTALADNPGVVNAFPYSVGWLFKLRVENIAGALSADAYAAYCAHTQGDRR
- the glyA gene encoding serine hydroxymethyltransferase; protein product: MTLFHQPLHELDPDVAAVVDAELHRQQSTLEMIASENFAPVAVMEAQGSVLTNKYAEGYPGRRYYGGCEHVDVVEQIAIDRIKALFGAEHANVQPHSGAQANAAAMFALLKPGDTIMGLNLAHGGHLTHGMKINFSGKLYNVVAYHVDDATGQVDMAEVERLAKESKPKLIVAGWSAYPRQLDFAAFRRIADEVGAYLMVDMAHFAGLVAAGLHPNPVPHAHVVTTTTHKTLGGPRGGVILSTAELAKKINSAVFPGQQGGPLEHVIAAKAVSFKVAASEDFKERQQRTLDGARILAGRLLADDVAEAGVSVLSGGTEVHLVLVDLRNSELDGRQAEDRLHEVGITVNRNAIPNDPRPPMVTSGLRIGTPALATRGFTTEDFREVADIIAEALKPTYDATALRARVTALTEKHPLYPGL
- a CDS encoding L-serine ammonia-lyase; protein product: MAISVFDLFSIGIGPSSSHTVGPMRAARMFAVRLKKDGLLAQSAAVRAELFGSLGATGHGHGTPKAVLLGLEGNEPHTVDVAQAELDVERIHTTKRIRLLGTEIGPAHEINFDASTQLVLHRRRSLPYHANGMSLFAYDADGLPLLEKTYYSVGGGFVVDEEAVGADRIKLDDTVLKHPFRTGDELLRMARETGLSISALMLENEKAWRTEDEIRTGLLEIWRVMQACVSRGLSREGILPGGLKVRRRAAAAGRALRSEGDPAGRAMEWVTLYAMAVNEENAAGGRVVTAPTNGAAGIIPAVLHYYLDFVPGADEDGIIRFLLAAGAIGMLFKENASISGAEVGCQGEVGSACSMAAGGLAEVLGGSPEQVENAAEIGMEHNLGLTCDPVGGLVQIPCIERNGMAAVKAVTAARMAMRGDGRHHVSLDKVIKTMKETGADMKVKYKETARGGLAVNVIEC
- the moaA gene encoding GTP 3',8-cyclase MoaA — translated: MLIDTFGRVATDLRVSLTDRCNLRCTYCMPEEGLQWLAKPGLLTDDEIVRLIRTAVTGLGIEEVRFTGGEPLLRPGLVGIVERCAALEPRPRMSLTTNGIGLQRTAQALRDAGLDRVNVSLDTLRPDVFKALTRRDRHRDVLKGLEGARAAGLTPVKVNAVLMPGLNDDEAPDLLAWAVENGYEFRFIEQMPLDAQHGWKRDGMITAGDVLESLRTRFTLTPEPGKARGSAPAERWIVDGGPARVGVIASVTRPFCRACDRTRLTADGQLRTCLFAREESDLREALRSGAPDEEIARLWQTAMRGKKAGSGLDDPSFLQPERPMSAIGG
- the mshA gene encoding D-inositol-3-phosphate glycosyltransferase, producing the protein MSRYVSRLGRHRGPASETVAGPPRLPLPGPRRPRRVAMLSVHTSPLHQPGTGDAGGMNVYIVELAKRLATIDVEVEIFTRATSAALPPAVELAPGVLVRHVDAGPYEGLAKEDLPAQLCAFTHGVMQAWAGHLAGHYDLVHSHYWLSGHVGWLAAERWGVPLVHAMHTMAKVKNHALAGGDTPEPASRVLGETQVVRAADRLIANTEKEAEELLRHYDADTGRVAVVHPGVDLERFRPVACGVEAGRAAARARLGLPQDALVPLFAGRIQPLKAPDVLLFAVARLLEERPQLRERMVVPVIGGPSGSGLAKPEGLQKLAARLGIGDVVLFRPPVGQEQLADWYRAASVLVMPSYSESFGLVAIEAQACGTPVIAAEVGGLPVAVRDGTSGVLVAGHDPVDYARALHGFADDPALSVRMGEAAARHARSFGWDTAATATVDVYMQAMQERRMRSLHDGGSSPHAGALAFEP